A genomic window from Heterodontus francisci isolate sHetFra1 chromosome 36, sHetFra1.hap1, whole genome shotgun sequence includes:
- the hmg20b gene encoding SWI/SNF-related matrix-associated actin-dependent regulator of chromatin subfamily E member 1-related isoform X2 has translation MSQNNKESVLMAGSLASKAFNHNGVLQTVIKQEVIENSKSQSSLKQSDKNIAGGANNGEEEQRVVKKRGWPKGKKRKKVLPNGPKAPVTGYVRFLNERREQIRTQHPDLPFPEITRMLGNEWSKLPTLEKQRYLDEAEKDKQQYLKELKEFQQTEAYKLSTQNIQEKKLKKEELWSGANGPVPKTTDDSPDRISMFDTPIFTEEFLDQTKARESELRKLRKSNVEFEEQNVILQKHIESMNNAKEKLEQELAMEERQTLTLQHQLQAVRQALTASFASIPIPGTGETPTEGTLDTYMAKLHNIIGSSPIEYEKLVGRVQEIISQLDSDKL, from the exons ATGTCACAAAATAATAAAGAATCTGTACTTATGGCTGG GAGCCTTGCTTCAAAGGCCTTCAATCACAATGGAGTGTTACAGACTGTTATTAAACAAGAAGTTATTGAAAACTCCAAAAGTCAATCATCTCTCAAGCAATCTGACAAAAATATTGCTGGGGGTGCAAATAATGGTGAGGAAGAG CAGCGTGTAGTGAAAAAACGAGGTTGGCcgaaaggaaagaaaaggaagaaagtTTTACCCAATGGTCCCAAAGCTCCTGTGACTGGATATGTCCGGTTCCTTAATGAGCGTCGAGAGCAAATTCGTACGCAGCACCCAGATCTACCCTTTCCAGAAATCACACGCATGCTCGGAAATGAATGGAGCAAACTTCCTACTTTAGAAAAACAG CGTTATTTGGATGAAGCGGAGAAGGACAAGCAACAATACCTGAAAGAACTTAAAGAATTTCAGCAAACTGAGGCCTATAAGCTGAGTACGCAAAATATCCAGGAGAAGAAACTAAAGAAAG AAGAGTTGTGGTCAGGAGCTAATGGACCAGTCCCTAAG ACCACTGATGACTCGCCAGACAGGATTTCCATGTTTGACACCCCAATTTTTACAGAAGAGTTCCTTGACCAGACCAAAG CTCGTGAATCAGAACTGAGAAAATTAAGGAAATCCAATGTGGAATTTGAAGAGCAGAATGTTATCTTACAAAAACACATAGAGAGTATGAATAATGCCAAAGAAAAACTAGAGCAGGAGTTGGCAATGGaagagagacaaacactgacactgcagcatcaGCTACAAGCTGTACGCCAGGCCCTGACTGCCAGCTTTGCCTCCATTCCCATTCCAG GCACTGGAGAAACGCCAACAGAAGGAACACTTGATACATACATGGCCAAACTCCACAATATCATCGGGAGCAGCCCCATAGAATATGAAAAACTAGTTGGAAGGGTGCAGGAGATCATCAGTCAGTTAGATAG TGATAAGCTATGA
- the hmg20b gene encoding SWI/SNF-related matrix-associated actin-dependent regulator of chromatin subfamily E member 1-related isoform X1, with translation MSQNNKESVLMAGSLASKAFNHNGVLQTVIKQEVIENSKSQSSLKQSDKNIAGGANNGEEEQRVVKKRGWPKGKKRKKVLPNGPKAPVTGYVRFLNERREQIRTQHPDLPFPEITRMLGNEWSKLPTLEKQRYLDEAEKDKQQYLKELKEFQQTEAYKLSTQNIQEKKLKKEELWSGANGPVPKTTDDSPDRISMFDTPIFTEEFLDQTKARESELRKLRKSNVEFEEQNVILQKHIESMNNAKEKLEQELAMEERQTLTLQHQLQAVRQALTASFASIPIPGTGETPTEGTLDTYMAKLHNIIGSSPIEYEKLVGRVQEIISQLDRLVVAQDV, from the exons ATGTCACAAAATAATAAAGAATCTGTACTTATGGCTGG GAGCCTTGCTTCAAAGGCCTTCAATCACAATGGAGTGTTACAGACTGTTATTAAACAAGAAGTTATTGAAAACTCCAAAAGTCAATCATCTCTCAAGCAATCTGACAAAAATATTGCTGGGGGTGCAAATAATGGTGAGGAAGAG CAGCGTGTAGTGAAAAAACGAGGTTGGCcgaaaggaaagaaaaggaagaaagtTTTACCCAATGGTCCCAAAGCTCCTGTGACTGGATATGTCCGGTTCCTTAATGAGCGTCGAGAGCAAATTCGTACGCAGCACCCAGATCTACCCTTTCCAGAAATCACACGCATGCTCGGAAATGAATGGAGCAAACTTCCTACTTTAGAAAAACAG CGTTATTTGGATGAAGCGGAGAAGGACAAGCAACAATACCTGAAAGAACTTAAAGAATTTCAGCAAACTGAGGCCTATAAGCTGAGTACGCAAAATATCCAGGAGAAGAAACTAAAGAAAG AAGAGTTGTGGTCAGGAGCTAATGGACCAGTCCCTAAG ACCACTGATGACTCGCCAGACAGGATTTCCATGTTTGACACCCCAATTTTTACAGAAGAGTTCCTTGACCAGACCAAAG CTCGTGAATCAGAACTGAGAAAATTAAGGAAATCCAATGTGGAATTTGAAGAGCAGAATGTTATCTTACAAAAACACATAGAGAGTATGAATAATGCCAAAGAAAAACTAGAGCAGGAGTTGGCAATGGaagagagacaaacactgacactgcagcatcaGCTACAAGCTGTACGCCAGGCCCTGACTGCCAGCTTTGCCTCCATTCCCATTCCAG GCACTGGAGAAACGCCAACAGAAGGAACACTTGATACATACATGGCCAAACTCCACAATATCATCGGGAGCAGCCCCATAGAATATGAAAAACTAGTTGGAAGGGTGCAGGAGATCATCAGTCAGTTAGATAG GCTGGTCGTAGCGCAAGATGTTTGA